In Xyrauchen texanus isolate HMW12.3.18 chromosome 35, RBS_HiC_50CHRs, whole genome shotgun sequence, one DNA window encodes the following:
- the LOC127629104 gene encoding polynucleotide 5'-hydroxyl-kinase NOL9-like yields the protein MTMKVQNVSSRSQRDQRNATKRHGKNKWLKKLRNLDSALSSASSGTAKLEQQIAKREKPRLKRLKKYAKHVTLIPENSCTEERKVTFAHVHTNGGTELEGSCNSEDSQEWSAYAKSVLQNGVESSTLPDTEQLEKDGLQYHSQLDHAQNRAVLVLQQGQVLCFRGKCLLTCLYGRVEVVGFTIEEGQQSYPLFSPPSHCPLTITALGNNSNKNKKEGRLEAKAIVRKYLSSEPCKRLISEVESDSCVLLLEPLDTPLTRFLSSFSELHEVFGVNSRELRSQATIYNPALSAVGVTALRGPCAQGLVMSCSYREALSSLLSAWAGEFDSCPIILVCGGKNSGKSTFSRHLINSLLNHTASVEYLECDLGQTEFTPPGCLSLSTVTEPLLGPPFTHLRDPEHMVYYGQSDCQADIDRYLESLKSLWRHCSGESPVIINTMGWVKGQGFQILVDLIRLFSVTHVVQLSYGDIPQCQHLTPDCLRTAHGWQTHPPTPPTLTEESTSHLAVRSHVFINILSEFEGAGTSGKMRHQRSNELRDLALLSYFSQLQSTDPGPIRPLHCFIPYQVPHSSVAIGVTHCEVAPNHILYAANASLVGLCCLSEKVMGRGGPVVLSQTPICQCVGLGVLRGVDMAQGLYFLITPLSPSVLRHVNCLLLGEITLPKLLLTMQHGVEAELPYVTTDYSFELTGAGKLHVFKGLTRPGFLKSNN from the exons ATGACAATGAAAGTTCAGAACGTCTCTTCTCGATCCCAACGTGATCAACGAAATGCCACTAAACGTCACGGCAAGAACAAGTGGCTCAAAAAATTACGCAATCTGGACTCGGCTCTCTCAAGTGCAAGTTCTGGCACTGCTAAATTGGAGCAACAGATAGCCAAAAGGGAGAAACCAAGGTTAAAACGGTTGAAGAAGTATGCAAAGCATGTGACTTTGATCCCGGAAAACAGTTGCACTGAGGAGCGAAAGGTGACTTTTGCTCATGTCCACACAAACGGAGGCACGGAACTGGAGGGCAGCTGCAATTCCGAGGACTCCCAAGAATGGAGCGCTTACGCCAAGAGTGTTCTTCAGAACGGCGTGGAGAGTTCAACACTACCTGACACAGAGCAGTTGGAAAAGGACGGTCTTCAATACCATTCCCAGCTTGACCATGCTCAAAATCGTGCTGTTTTAGTCTTGCAACAAGGCCAG GTCTTGTGCTTCCGTGGAAAGTGCCTGCTCACTTGCCTCTATGGTCGTGTAGAGGTGGTGGGCTTCACCATAGAGGAAGGCCAACAATCTTACCCCCTTTTCTCACCACCCTCACATTGCCCCCTCACCATCACTGCCTTAGGAAACAACTCCAACAAGAACAAGAAAGAGGGGCGACTGGAGGCGAAAGCCATTGTTCGCAAATATCTCTCTTCAG AGCCATGTAAGAGGCTCATCAGTGAGGTGGAATCAGACTCCTGTGTGCTGCTCCTAGAACCCTTAGACACGCCCCTTACTCGCTTTCTCAGCAGCTTCTCGGAGCTCCATGAGGTCTTTGGAGTCAACTCG AGGGAGCTGAGGTCTCAGGCTACCATCTATAACCCTGCTCTGTCAGCCGTGGGTGTGACAGCTCTGCGTGGACCCTGTGCACAGGGTCTGGTGATGTCATGCAGCTACAGAGAGGCTCTAAGCAGCTTGCTCAGTGCCTGGGCAG GGGAGTTTGACAGCTGTCCCATTATCCTTGTGTGCGGTGGGAAAAACTCTGGCAAGTCCACCTTCAGTCGTCACCTTATCAACAGCCTGCTCAATCA CACTGCAAGTGTTGAATATTTGGAGTGTGATCTAGGCCAGACTGAGTTCACTCCTCCTGGTTGCCTTTCCTTAAGCACTGTTACAGAGCCACTATTGG GGCCTCCTTTCACACACTTGCGTGACCCGGAGCACATGGTGTACTATGGTCAGTCAGATTGCCAGGCTGACATAGATCGGTATTTGGAATCCCTCAAATCCCTCTGGCGCCATTGCAGCGGAGAGAGTCCGGTCATCATCAACACTATGGGCTGGGTCAAAG GCCAGGGCTTTCAGATTCTTGTTGATCTCATCCGCCTATTTTCCGTGACACACGTGGTTCAGCTGAGTTATGGGGACATCCCACAGTGTCAACATCTTACCCCAGACTGCCTCAGAACTGCCCACGGCTGGCAGACACACCCTCCAACACCACCCACCCTGACAGAGGAGTCTACCAGTCACCTCGCTGTTCGATCTCATGTATTTATCAACATCCTCTCAGAATTCGAAGGTGCtgggacatctggaaaaat GCGACATCAGCGTAGTAATGAGCTACGAGACCTGGCTTTGCTCAGCTACTTCAGTCAGCTGCAGTCCACAGACCCGGGCCCCATCCGCCCTCTCCACTGCTTCATACCCTACCAG GTCCCACACTCATCGGTGGCTATAGGGGTAACACACTGTGAGGTCGCACCCAACCACATTCTCTATGCAGCCAATGCCAGTCTTGTGGGATTATGCTGTCTGAGTGAAAAGGTCATGGGCAGAGGAGGTCCCGTTGTGCTCTCCCAAACTCCCATCTGTCAATGTGTGGGCCTAG gtgttctgagaggGGTTGATATGGCACAAGGTCTGTACTTCCTGATTACTCCCCTGTCTCCATCTGTCCTGAGGCATGTGAACTGTCTTCTGCTGGGAGAGATCACTCTGCCTAAATTACTGCTCACCATGCAG CATGGAGTTGAAGCAGAATTGCCATACGTCACCACAGACTACAGCTTTGAACTCACAGGGGCAGGAAAGCTCCATGTCTTCAAAGGACTGACAAGACCTGGTTTTTTAAAGTCAAATAACTAA